The window TACTACAGCATAATTCTCTTCGAATCTATCGACTATACCCTTCATTTTTCCTCCTATTTATAGCATTTACTACAAGCTTTGTATCCATTTTGCTTGGCTTCTTTTTCTGAATTAAATTTCATTTGATTGTCTTCCTTTGGTAAATGCTTAGCATTTTGTTTATGATAAATCTTTGAATTTTTATTTCCTATAACTTTTTGAACTTGTATATCATTATTATTCTGAGTATTATTATCTTTACCTTCTTGTAATTTATTATTTACATACAATTTATCTCCATCTGTAAAAACAGTAATATTCCCTAATAAATCAGTTCTGTAAATTTCAGCCCCACTATTCTTTATCCTATCTAATGCTTCTTTATGAGGATGACCATAGTCATTGCCTTTACCACATGATATAACTGCTATCTGTGGTCTTACTGCTCTTAAAAAATTACTATTACTTGATGTTCTTCCTCCGTGATGACCAACTTTCAATACATCAGCTTTAAGATCGTAGTTTTTACTAACCATTTCATCCTCTGAATCTTTTTCTGCATCACCTGTAAAAATAAAAGAAACATTTTTATATTCAAGTTTTGTAACTACTGAATATTCATTTGTTTCATCATATTTGTTTGAGTTAGGTGCAATTATATTATAGCTTAAACCGTCATCTTCATATATGATATTACCACCTTTAGCTGTAATTGTTTCTATATTTTTTTCCTTAATTTCATTCATCATACTCATGAATATCTTTGTTGTTGCTGGCTTATTAGGTATATAAATCTTTGAAACATTGAAGTTATGTATAATCTTTGGTAAGCCTCCTATGTGATCTTCATGTGGATGTGTAGCTATTAAATAATCTATATTTTTTATATTATTGTTCTTTAGATAATTAATAAGCATATCACCGTCATCCCTATTTCCTCCATCTATCAAAGATACTTTCGAATTGGGCATTTTTATTAATATACTATCAGCCTGTCCAACATCTATAAAATGAACCTCTAAGCCACCACTTAATAAACTTGTTACATCAGCTACTACCTCTTTTTCACCAGTGTTTACATTACCTTGGCATCCACATAAAACCAAAATCAAAACTACTAATAAACTAATTATTCTGCTAATCTTATATTTTGTCATTTTGTCCCTCCTATGATGATTATGTCCGAGAACATAAGTTCGACTTCTATTATAGCATATATTTTATATTTATATACATGATTCTTTATGCCTATTTATTGTTTGTTCATTAATTTCTTTTTTATGTAAATATGAATTTTATTTTAGCTCCTTAAAAGTCTTTATTATTTCTTTTAATTTTTTAACATTTTTTTCTTCTTCAACTTCTGATATAATAATCGCTATATAAAAAGCTTTTTCAGTTTCAATATATGTAATATTAGCTTTTGAAACTACATCATCTTGACCTGCTATAATTTCATTTGATTTTGCAACCTTTATGCCGTCTATTGCAACATTAACTAAATCTGATGTTTATTTTTTATTATTAATTCTCATTTTTTTCTCCTTTTGCATTTTAAACCCAGATTATTCATAGAAAATTAAATATATTTTATAAATGAACCTCATTCTTCTGATTCAGAAACTTCAGCGTTATATGAATAATCAGAGTTGAATTTTCAGCTATATAATTACAACACAAATACGGCTCATTTTGATATATGCCTAATAGCATAAAAAAAACTCCTTTCTAGTTTTATTTGTTACTCATCACCAGAAAGAAGCTTATGTTTTCATTATAAAAAACGAGTTCTATTTCCCCTATTATTTAATTCATGTAATCTCTATCTTAATTTTTACTTATATAAATTTATTCTATACTTTTTGGTTTCCTTCTCATAAATATATATACCCCTGTTTCACCTTCCTGTTTAAAGCCACACCTTTCGTACCAACCACGTGCAAAGTTATAATACTCCACATGAAGACTCAATGGTACTTTCATTTCTTCAGATTCTCTAATCAGATTATTCAAAATTTGAGTACCTATACCCTTATTACGAAACTCTTTTAGGAATGCTATATCAATAATTCTCATATCATCCTTTCGTCTATTAACATATAATCTTCCTATTGGTTCCTTGTTGTACAAAATTATATTAAATACTCCACTCTTATAATTAGCCATATACTGAATATGTTGCATATTAAACTGTTTCTGTAAGAACTCCTCACGTTCTTTATAGTCCCATGAGGCTATACCTATCTCATCAACTCGAGTTGATCTATATATTTCGTATAAAATCCCAATATCCTCATCTACTATTGGACGAAAGCTTATTTTAGCTAGATTATTCATCTTATTCTTCCTCTTCTATTATTAAACAGTTTCATTATCTATAAGCTTAGAAATTATAACATCATAATAGATACTATCTTCTTTGTGCATATATGGACTAATAAAAAGCTTAAACAATCCCATTTCATCATGTTCAAAAGTATAGGTATTGTCATTTAATATATTTTCATCAGTACCTTTAAATATCAAAGATATTGTTTCGACTACAGCTGTCTTTTTCTCTACTACTTTTACCAACTCTAGTTCTACACTCTCTCCATTCTCTGTGTTGACGCAAAATTTTGTATTTATATTTTCATCAAAAACCGCTTTTGTCATATTCTTTAACATTTATCCAGCTCCTTCTCTAAATTATTGTAATCATTCTAAATATTAGGCATATGGAAAAATAAACAAGTCAAATTGAAACGTGATTTTGATTATTTTCTAGGCACTTAATTACGCGTATACTCACTGTATATAAGTGATTGAGTAACAACGAAAATATTCAAAAGAACGAGTAAAATAACTAGGTTATTTTTTGAATGTGCCTTATTAAGATCTTTGTGGATAAATCCCATCTAGTGCAATAATATAGTTAATAGTCAAATAAGGAATCATATTACTGAATGGACGATTTCCACCAGTGTTGCCTGTTGTTCCTACTAAAACCCCTCCATCATTTGACATATCCACTCTATTTGTATTTTTACTATAGGAACGAACCTCAATAGCAGGTCTACTTTTAGTTTGAGAATAAGCAAATATTGCATCCGTTGGGTCTGTTAAATTTGCCTTTCCTGTAGATGCATTAAGACTAACTTTTTTACTATCAAATGTATGTTTATGAGCTGGTAAATTTTGTGCATTCAATGTAATATATTCACTACCTGCTTTTTCCCCGTGAGCTCTAGGTATTAACCCTTTCCCATTTCCTGATCCAACAAGGCACCTTTTTCTTAAATCTGGTAATCCAAAAGTATTTACACCATCTCCTCCATACACCTTCCCTAACAATGAAAAAAGAGCGTCATTTTGGTAAATATCTAAAAGTTGCCCCTCACATTTTGCCCAATTTACAGGAGCAAAATCAAAACCTACTCCCTTTATTTCTCCGATAAATGGTTCTGACATAAAATTCCCCCTTATTTTTTATTTATATCAAGTTCTTGATGGATAAATCCCATCCAGTGAAATAATATAGCTTATAGCTAAGTAAGGCATCATATTATCAAATGCATGACTCCCACCAGTATTGCTAATTGTACCTTCTACCGTACCACCATCTTCTGACATCTTAACAATACTTGTTGTATCTTTTGTATAAAATTTTACATCAACAGAATGCACTCCCTCTGTATTAGCTTTAGCAAATATCGCATCTGTTGGATCACATAAATCAGCTGCATCCAAATTAGCATTAAGTTTAACTCTTGCACCATCAAACGTATGATTATGAACTGGTAAATTTTCATTATATAATATATTTTGTTCATGCCCTGATTTTTTCCCTTGCACTCTGGATGTTAACCCCCAACCTTCTCCAGCTCCAATAAGACACCTTCCTCTTAAATCTGGTAATTGAAAGTTTACTTGACCATCTCCTCCATACATAGTCCTTAATAATGCATAAAGATTCTGATTTTGATTTATGCTCAAAAACTGTCCCTCACATTTTGCCCATCCTAGTGGAGCAAAATTAAAACCTACTGACCTTATTTCTCCTATAAATGGTTCTGACATAAAATTCCCCCCTATTTTTTAAGTTGTATCAATATCTTTGTGGAAAAACTCCATTTAGTGCAATAATATAGCTTATTACCAAGTAAGGCATCATATTATCAAATGGTTGTACTTGATTCTCGCCAGTGTTGCTTGTTGTACCTTCTACAGTTCCACCATTTTCTGACATCATAACAGTACTTGTTGTATTTTTAGTATAGGAATATACTCCTTGTGGCGTATCTTGTTTGGTTTGCGAATGCGCAAATACGGCGTCTGTTGAATCACATAAATTAGCTGCCCCAGAATATGCTTTTAGTTTAACTCTTGAACTATCGAACGTATGGTTGTGAGATGGTAAATATTGATGATTTAATATTGTATATTCATAACCTTCACGTTCTCCTAATCTATACCCTCCAACAGGACACCTTCCTCTTAAATCTGGTAAATTGAACCTTACTCGATCATCTCCTCCATAGTATGCCCTAATTAATGCATAAAGAGCTGGATTTTGACTAATATAAATTTCTTGACCTTCGCATTTTGCCCAATTTACTGGAGCAAAATCAAAACCTACTGCCTTTATTTCTCCGATAAACGGTTCTGACATAAAAATTCCCCCTTGTTTTTATTTTTAAAAAAGGATTTCCTCTTTCAAGTATAAACTTATTCCCTTTTTTATTTATAAGAAAGTGGAAACCCTTTTTAAATCATCTTGAAGATACTTACTTCCTGAAATTTTGTGGTAATGCCCAAATAAATCAGATGAAAACTTTAGGTGTAATAATTATCTAAATAAGTTATATTTCACTCTTTACTCTTCTGTATATGAATTATAAATATTACAGATATCCTTTTCTGTTAATGCTCGACTAAATATTATTACATCATCAATATATCCTTTCCAGAAATAATCATCAACACCAGACCAACCACCTAGATACCAATTATCGTTAAAGTTTTCAATACTAATTGGGTTACCATTAACGTCAACTTTTTTGTCTGATTCTCTTAATACATTATCAATATACATTTTAAGATAAGTTCCATCCCATACATAAACAACATGATACCATACGTTATTTTCTATTTCTGATACTTCAATTAAATATGTGGCATGTACTGAACCTCGTATCTTTCCTTCTCCCTCATAAAAAACACTTACATAACCATCCGCATAATCTATTAAAGGATCAAATTGTTCCATACCCGCTTCAATTTTCATCCATAGACTAATTGAAAGCTCATTAACTGTTGGCGAGTAATTTGTAGATGTATACAATTCACTACTGCCATCTAAATAATAACTATTAGTACCTTCTTTAGAATCTCCATCGAAACTATGTGTTCCTGAAGATGTCAAGTCATAATTTCCTGTTTCTTCATCATAATTGCCATTCAGCTTCCATCTCATCACGTAATCATCTGGAACTCTAGCCATTGTTATTGTATATTCTGATATACTTTTATTTTCTGCTGTTACTTCTATTACCATTATCTCTGTTACAACTGTTGTTGCTTGATCTACTACCGCATTTCCTCCTGTGCTATCTAATATTTCTACACTTGCATCTGCTGATATTGTTAATCCTGATTTGAAATCTGATACTGTTTCATCATATGGTACAGCAATTACGTTTCCACTATCTAGATAACCAATTGTTGTAGATAGTATTGATTTTTCTGCACTTAGTACCTTCATGGTTATTGTGTATTCTGCTTTGCTTTTATCCTCTGCTGTTACTTCTATTACCATTGCTGCTGTTACTTCTGTTGTTGCTTGGTTTGATACTGAACTTCCTCCTGCTCCATCTAATATTTCTACACTTGCATAAGCAGATACTGTTAACGCTGATTTCAATTCACTTACCTTTGTTTCATGTGGTACATTTATTATGTTTCCATTATCTAAGTTTCCTATATTGGTAGCTGTTATTGCTTTTTCTGTACTTAATACTTTCATTGTTATTGTATATTCTGCTTTGCTTTTATCCTCTGCTGTTACTTCTATTACCATCGTCGCTGTTACATCTGTGTCAGCTTGGTCTGTTACTACATTTCCTCCTGCCCCGTCTAATATTTCTACACTTGCATACGCTGATATTGTTAATGCTGATTTCAATTCACTTACCTTTGTTTCATGTGGTACATTTATTATGTTTCCATTATCTAAGCTTCCTATATTTGTAGCTATTATTGCTTTTTCTGTACTTAGTACTTTCATGGTTATTGTATATTCTGCTGCGCTTTTATCCTCTGCTGTTATTTCTATTACCATTGCTGCTGTTACATCAGTATTTACTTGATCTGTTACTGCACTTCCTCCTGCTCCATCTAATATTTCTACACTTGCATACGCTGATATTGTTAACGCTGATTTCAATTCACTTACCTTTGTTTCATGTGGTACATTTATTATATTTCCATTATCTAAGCTTCCTATATTTGTAGCTATTATTGCTTTTTCTGTACTTAGTACTTTCATTGTTATTGTATATTCTGCTTTGCTTGTATCTTCTGCTGTTACTTGTATTCTCATTGTCGCTGTTACATTAGTTGTTGCTTG of the Abyssisolibacter fermentans genome contains:
- a CDS encoding phage tail protein; its protein translation is MSEPFIGEIKGVGFDFAPVNWAKCEGQLLDIYQNDALFSLLGKVYGGDGVNTFGLPDLRKRCLVGSGNGKGLIPRAHGEKAGSEYITLNAQNLPAHKHTFDSKKVSLNASTGKANLTDPTDAIFAYSQTKSRPAIEVRSYSKNTNRVDMSNDGGVLVGTTGNTGGNRPFSNMIPYLTINYIIALDGIYPQRS
- a CDS encoding GNAT family N-acetyltransferase, whose amino-acid sequence is MNNLAKISFRPIVDEDIGILYEIYRSTRVDEIGIASWDYKEREEFLQKQFNMQHIQYMANYKSGVFNIILYNKEPIGRLYVNRRKDDMRIIDIAFLKEFRNKGIGTQILNNLIRESEEMKVPLSLHVEYYNFARGWYERCGFKQEGETGVYIFMRRKPKSIE
- a CDS encoding phage tail protein, which encodes MSEPFIGEIRSVGFNFAPLGWAKCEGQFLSINQNQNLYALLRTMYGGDGQVNFQLPDLRGRCLIGAGEGWGLTSRVQGKKSGHEQNILYNENLPVHNHTFDGARVKLNANLDAADLCDPTDAIFAKANTEGVHSVDVKFYTKDTTSIVKMSEDGGTVEGTISNTGGSHAFDNMMPYLAISYIISLDGIYPSRT
- a CDS encoding phage tail protein, with the translated sequence MSEPFIGEIKAVGFDFAPVNWAKCEGQEIYISQNPALYALIRAYYGGDDRVRFNLPDLRGRCPVGGYRLGEREGYEYTILNHQYLPSHNHTFDSSRVKLKAYSGAANLCDSTDAVFAHSQTKQDTPQGVYSYTKNTTSTVMMSENGGTVEGTTSNTGENQVQPFDNMMPYLVISYIIALNGVFPQRY
- a CDS encoding ComEC/Rec2 family competence protein, with protein sequence MTKYKISRIISLLVVLILVLCGCQGNVNTGEKEVVADVTSLLSGGLEVHFIDVGQADSILIKMPNSKVSLIDGGNRDDGDMLINYLKNNNIKNIDYLIATHPHEDHIGGLPKIIHNFNVSKIYIPNKPATTKIFMSMMNEIKEKNIETITAKGGNIIYEDDGLSYNIIAPNSNKYDETNEYSVVTKLEYKNVSFIFTGDAEKDSEDEMVSKNYDLKADVLKVGHHGGRTSSNSNFLRAVRPQIAVISCGKGNDYGHPHKEALDRIKNSGAEIYRTDLLGNITVFTDGDKLYVNNKLQEGKDNNTQNNNDIQVQKVIGNKNSKIYHKQNAKHLPKEDNQMKFNSEKEAKQNGYKACSKCYK
- a CDS encoding DUF6916 family protein, with amino-acid sequence MLKNMTKAVFDENINTKFCVNTENGESVELELVKVVEKKTAVVETISLIFKGTDENILNDNTYTFEHDEMGLFKLFISPYMHKEDSIYYDVIISKLIDNETV